Proteins from a genomic interval of Nostoc sp. TCL240-02:
- a CDS encoding IS4 family transposase produces the protein MIINSFPKIVKDILKSLPKNDYPVLNSRLFFECWLSYALDNSLTSMRDLFNRLNNNCFEVDISTFSKANLHRSQKPFQEIYQKLNELVQKKVQKKLHNKYAICPIDSTIITLTSKLLWVLGHHQVKLFSSLNLSTGSPEDNFINFGHDHDYKFGSKMMSSLPINAVGVMDRGFAGLKFIQELVQENKYFVLRIKNNWKLEFDGSNGLVKVGASDDAQAYRVINFCDLETKTEFRLVTNLPESGDAAVHDDEIRDIYRLRWGVELLWKFLKMHLKLDKLITKNVNGITIQIYVSLIAYLILQLLSIPEQWGHTLLDKFRYLQSCMCQKISYVHWFEEMMFC, from the coding sequence GTGATTATAAATTCATTTCCCAAAATTGTCAAAGATATACTGAAAAGCCTGCCAAAAAACGATTATCCAGTATTGAACAGTCGTCTGTTTTTTGAGTGCTGGCTATCCTATGCCCTGGATAACAGCTTAACAAGTATGCGAGATTTGTTTAACAGATTAAATAACAATTGTTTTGAGGTAGATATTTCTACTTTCTCTAAAGCAAATTTACATCGAAGCCAAAAACCTTTTCAAGAGATTTACCAAAAATTAAATGAATTAGTACAGAAGAAAGTTCAAAAAAAGTTACACAATAAATATGCAATTTGTCCAATAGATTCAACAATTATTACTCTCACAAGTAAATTGTTATGGGTACTAGGTCATCATCAAGTCAAGCTGTTTAGTTCCTTAAATCTCTCCACAGGAAGCCCAGAAGATAACTTCATCAATTTTGGACATGACCATGATTATAAATTTGGTTCCAAAATGATGTCTAGTCTCCCAATAAATGCTGTTGGAGTAATGGATAGGGGTTTTGCTGGATTAAAATTTATCCAAGAATTAGTACAAGAAAACAAATATTTTGTTTTGCGGATAAAAAACAATTGGAAACTAGAATTTGATGGCTCAAATGGATTGGTCAAAGTTGGTGCATCTGATGATGCTCAAGCTTATAGAGTAATTAATTTCTGTGATTTAGAGACAAAAACCGAGTTTCGCTTAGTGACTAATTTACCAGAGTCGGGAGATGCAGCTGTTCATGATGATGAAATTAGGGATATTTATCGATTACGTTGGGGAGTTGAATTGTTGTGGAAGTTTTTAAAGATGCACTTAAAACTTGACAAACTCATTACCAAAAACGTCAATGGTATTACCATACAAATTTACGTGAGCTTGATAGCCTATCTGATTTTACAGCTTTTATCTATTCCCGAACAATGGGGACATACACTATTAGATAAATTCCGCTATCTTCAATCTTGTATGTGTCAGAAAATCAGCTATGTTCATTGGTTTGAGGAGATGATGTTTTGCTGA
- a CDS encoding GNAT family N-acetyltransferase, with protein MAILRTLQPGDEVSLEAFLLQHIDTSMFLRSNWRAAGLLDEGARFQGTYVAAYLDESIVAVAAHFWNGMIIVQAPVYLPEVVQAVVAQSGRGISGISGPAAQVEMTKSILGLSNRPTQLDEAEILFSLALQDLQIPEALTSAKVQCRLPYPEELELLTEWCAAYNVEALGKNHTPSLRLACHSVIEARQDMGMHWVLVAGDTLVSYSAFNASLPDIVQIGGVWTPPALRGKGYAKSVVAGSLLEARSLLVKRAILFTGDNNQAAQAVYRGIGFLPTGEKYGLVLFEETQA; from the coding sequence GTGGCTATTTTGAGAACTCTTCAACCTGGAGATGAAGTATCACTAGAAGCATTTCTCTTACAACACATAGATACTTCTATGTTTTTGCGCTCTAATTGGCGGGCTGCGGGACTGCTTGATGAAGGTGCAAGATTTCAAGGAACCTACGTAGCAGCCTACTTAGATGAAAGTATAGTAGCAGTTGCAGCCCATTTTTGGAATGGGATGATTATAGTCCAAGCGCCTGTATATTTGCCAGAGGTGGTGCAAGCAGTTGTGGCACAATCTGGACGTGGTATTTCTGGAATTAGTGGCCCAGCAGCACAAGTTGAAATGACAAAAAGCATTTTGGGACTTAGCAACCGACCAACTCAGCTTGATGAAGCTGAAATATTGTTTTCTCTAGCACTACAAGACTTACAAATACCTGAAGCTTTAACGTCAGCAAAGGTGCAGTGTCGTTTGCCGTATCCAGAAGAGTTGGAATTACTCACCGAATGGTGCGCTGCTTATAATGTGGAAGCTTTAGGAAAAAACCATACTCCAAGTTTAAGACTTGCTTGCCATTCAGTAATTGAAGCACGTCAAGATATGGGTATGCATTGGGTTTTGGTAGCAGGAGATACTTTAGTTTCTTACTCTGCTTTCAATGCCAGTCTACCTGATATTGTACAAATTGGTGGAGTGTGGACACCGCCAGCGCTGCGGGGGAAAGGCTATGCCAAAAGTGTGGTAGCTGGCTCGTTGTTAGAAGCGCGATCGCTGTTAGTAAAACGTGCCATCCTATTTACAGGTGATAATAACCAAGCAGCCCAAGCAGTTTATCGAGGAATTGGCTTTTTGCCTACTGGCGAGAAGTATGGCTTAGTCTTATTTGAAGAGACTCAGGCTTAA
- a CDS encoding nucleoside phosphorylase — protein sequence MANKRFYHIGFGQDDLGSSPPSIALLSGEPERSHLIAQTYFQDVRLLSENRGLNSYVGYLPNGRSILSATSGMGAPSLSIVVNELIQVGIRQIIRIGTCGAIQPYIPVGSVVISSAALCRQGAAYDIAPVEYPAAADPFLTVALVKAARELKVEHYIGITASVDTFYEGQERTDSANPNLMRSLHGITEEYRRLNILNYEMESGTLFKMAGVYNFAAAAVCGVVAGRTTSENIILEQRDIAVKNAIAIAVNAAAIFKSDN from the coding sequence ATGGCAAATAAACGCTTTTATCACATTGGCTTTGGACAAGATGATTTAGGTTCATCGCCTCCCAGCATTGCCCTATTATCTGGTGAGCCAGAGCGATCGCATCTAATTGCCCAAACTTATTTCCAAGATGTCCGCTTATTATCGGAAAATCGCGGACTCAATAGCTATGTAGGATATTTACCAAATGGCCGCAGCATATTATCGGCTACAAGTGGTATGGGTGCGCCTTCATTAAGTATTGTAGTCAACGAGTTGATACAAGTAGGAATTCGGCAAATTATTCGCATTGGAACTTGCGGAGCAATTCAACCTTATATACCAGTCGGTAGCGTTGTTATTAGCAGTGCAGCATTATGTCGCCAAGGTGCAGCTTATGACATTGCGCCTGTGGAATATCCAGCCGCAGCCGATCCTTTTCTGACAGTTGCTTTAGTTAAAGCCGCGCGAGAATTAAAGGTTGAACATTACATCGGAATTACGGCATCAGTTGATACTTTTTACGAAGGACAAGAACGCACTGATTCCGCGAATCCAAATTTAATGCGATCGCTGCATGGCATCACAGAAGAATATCGGCGCTTGAATATCTTGAATTATGAGATGGAATCCGGCACACTATTCAAAATGGCAGGTGTGTACAATTTTGCTGCTGCTGCTGTTTGCGGTGTAGTTGCTGGGCGTACCACGAGTGAAAATATCATCTTAGAACAGAGGGATATTGCTGTGAAAAATGCGATCGCAATTGCTGTAAATGCAGCAGCAATCTTTAAGTCAGACAATTAA
- a CDS encoding cyclopropane-fatty-acyl-phospholipid synthase family protein: MNNKNRIAYQANRTAIAAFNAIVMAGAEAYINGLKIPDPLLKSLLNLSMQISYKYFPSLLVPYEWLLQESDRLAEGSHELMKVQYNLPEEMFSLMLKETELLYPKYTMALWEKGASNLEQAQMHMLNDLIAKAGIEDGDEILDLGCGWGSASNYILSRFPHVKVTALNLSHGQCEYMRKKIRDSTSYLSSDRFTLYEKDFNDIDFENKFDKIMAIGLFEHVGNLTKSFQKLASLLKDDGKVLIHIITTRLPYNITHPFIDKYVFPNMRVWSYL, translated from the coding sequence GTGAATAACAAAAACCGAATTGCTTACCAAGCTAACCGCACAGCGATCGCTGCATTCAATGCAATCGTAATGGCAGGAGCAGAGGCTTATATCAATGGGCTAAAAATCCCCGATCCTCTGCTTAAATCCCTTTTAAATCTCTCCATGCAAATCAGCTACAAATATTTTCCTTCTCTTTTAGTTCCCTATGAATGGCTGTTGCAAGAAAGCGATCGCCTTGCAGAAGGGTCACACGAACTAATGAAGGTTCAATACAACCTACCCGAAGAAATGTTCAGTCTGATGTTAAAAGAGACAGAACTTTTATATCCCAAATACACAATGGCTTTATGGGAAAAAGGAGCATCTAACCTTGAGCAAGCTCAAATGCACATGCTCAATGATTTGATCGCAAAAGCAGGCATCGAAGACGGAGACGAAATTTTAGATTTGGGATGCGGTTGGGGTTCTGCATCAAATTACATTCTTTCCCGGTTTCCGCATGTGAAAGTAACGGCTCTTAATTTGAGCCACGGGCAATGCGAATATATGCGTAAAAAAATACGAGACTCTACCAGTTACCTCAGTTCAGATAGATTCACTCTATATGAAAAGGACTTTAATGATATTGATTTTGAGAATAAGTTTGATAAAATTATGGCGATTGGCCTGTTTGAACATGTAGGGAATTTAACGAAATCATTTCAAAAACTGGCTTCTCTCCTCAAAGATGATGGCAAGGTGTTAATTCACATAATCACAACCAGATTACCTTATAATATAACCCATCCTTTTATCGACAAATATGTTTTTCCAAACATGCGGGTGTGGAGTTATTTATGA